The sequence AGTCGCGGCACAGGTCGCCCATCTTTTGATAGGCGGAAAGCTCGGCCTTGCAAGGCGGACAGGCATCCATATGCTCGTTGAAGGACCCGAGTTCTTCTGCGGTCAGATCGCTGTCCAAAAAGTCCGATATGCGTCCGACCGTCTCTTCACAATTCCATCTGCTCATTTCGTTCGTTCACCCATTACAATATGCCGCGTTTGCGCTGCGGTAGTCATTTCGGCTGCTCATCTCTAACTTATCCTTCCACGTAGTCGCTCAAATATCGGCGCATGGCGTCTCTCGCTCTGGACAATCGCGATTTGACGGTGCCGGGCGGTACTTCCAACAATTTTGCCACATCGTCCACGCTCATGTCTTCCAGATAGTGCATCGCGACCACGGCCCGATGGTCGGGCGTCAGGGTCGCCATTGCTTCTAGCACGGCGGCCTGAAGAGTCTTCGATTCCAACTCTTCGAGAGGACTTGCCGACGGGTCCTCTGCTTCCATGGCCATCGATCCGCCTTCCTCATTTTCAAACGGCTGGTCGAGCGATTCGAACCTCACCGTCTGCCTTCGGCGGATCATATCGATCCCTAAATTGACTGCGGTCCTTCTGAGCCAACCATACATATGGCCGTCGGACTGCAACTGGTCCAGCTTGTCGTACGCTCGGACAAAGGCCTCCTGCGTCAAATCTGCCGCATCGGCCGGATTGCCCAACATTCCATAAAGCAACCGGTATAAGCGAGAATGGTACCGTTCGTAAACGGCCTCGAACGCTTCCCGTTCGCCTCGCTGGGCGCGACGGATCAGCTCTCCGTCCGGCAAGGCGTTCAATTCTTGCTTACCCATTAGATAGGAACGTTCCAACCCCCGTCGGGTTCCGTTAGGGCACGATTCTACCGCTTAAACCGGCGCTCTAACTCGTCCCACCCAATTTTGAGCGTGATGGGGCGGCCGTGCGGGCACAGGTAGGGGTTTTCGGTCTTTGCCAGGTCTTGGATCAGTTTGGTCATTTCCGGCAGGTTGAGCGGGTCGCCTGCTTTGACGGCCATCTTGCAGGCGCTCATGATCCAAACTTGGTCTTGGGCCACCGCGATCTTCTTGCCGCCGCTCATTTCGGTCAGTTCTTCGACAATCTCCTTCAGCGATTTCAGGTAGTCCTTGTTGGCCAGCGCGGTCGGCACGCTACGGACGAGATAGGCGCCATCGCCAAAGGGCTCGAGCTCGAATCCCAGGCGAGCGAGTTCGGGCAGGGTTTCTTCCATCATCACGGCGGCTCGGCGGTCCAGTTGCAACGATTGCGGCGCTAACAGATACTGCCGGGGCACGGGCGCGCTGCCCTGATAGCCGGAGAAGAGTTCGTACAAAACCCGTTCGTGGGCGACGTGCTGGTCGATGATCACGATGCCGGACGCCGTGGAGGCGACGATGAACGTCTCTTGCACCTGCCCCAAGATGCGCAGTTCGTCCAGCAGATCGCCAAAAGGCAGGTGGGCGGGCGCCAATTGGGGGTCGGCAAAGGGATCGCTGGGATCGGGCGGCAGGGGGCTTCCCGGCTGTATGCCTGCCGGGCGACCGAACAGCGCGTCCAGTTCTTCCTTGCCGATGCTGGCGCCTTGGTGGGCGAAGGCGAAACTGCGCGGGCGATGCACGACGGCTTCTGGGATCATGCCGTGGTTGAGCAAACCGTTCCGAACTGCATGATAGATGGCATCGAAAACGTCCGATTCCTTGTCGAATTTGACCTCGCTCTTGGCTGGATGGACGTTGGCATCGACTCTGCTGGGATCGGCCTCCAGCATCAGAACGACCGAGGGGTATCGGCGCTCCGGTGTGATGGCTCGGTAGCTTTCGTCCAGCGCGGCCAGCATGGCGCGGTTGCGCGCGGGGCGGCCGTTAACGTAGAACAGTTGGTTCTGGCGCGTGGCTCGCGTAGCATGGGGCGGCGAAACGAGGCCAGTAACGCGGATGCCGTTCCGCGTCTCGTCCAGCTCCACCAGGCTCTTGGCGGTCTCGATGCCCCAAACAGCGGCGACCACGGTGATCAGATCGCTCTGACCAGGGGTAAAGAGAATCTCCTGCCCGCCGTTCAGAAGGCGAAAGGAGACATCGGGCCGGCCGATGGCGTATTTGGCTACGGTTTCCACAATTCTGGCGGTCTCGGTCGCCGGACTTTTGAGAAACTTTAATCTGGCGGGCACGTTGAAAAAGAGATCGAGCGCCTCGACGACGGTACCGACCGGTGCGCCGACGGGTTCGGACAACTCGATGCGGCCGCCCTCTACGACGATTTTGATGCCCGCTTCCGATTCGGCGCTGCGGGTGGTGAGCGTCAAGCGGCTGACGGAGGCGATGCTGGGGAGCGCCTCGCCCCTGAATCCCATTGTGCGGATGGTCTGCAGGTCGTCTGCGGTCTGGATTTTGGAGGTGGCATGGCGCTGAAGGGCGGTGTGGGCGTCTTCCGGGGTCATGCCGCAGCCGTCGTCTTTGACGCGCAACACGCTGCGGCCATCGATTTCGATCTCGATGCGGGCGGCACCGGCGTCGAGGGCGTTTTCGATCAGTTCCTTGATGACGCTGGCGGGACGGTCGATCACCTCTCCGGCGGCGATGCGGTTGATGGTGGAATCGTCGAGCAGGCGAACCTTGGGCATGGGCGTTTCAATCATACCCGGGGGGCGACTTTGTGCGCGCGGGCGATGCCGTTTTGCTACGCCCGCAGGCGCGGCGGGTTTGTCTTCTCTTGGCCGTTGAAGCGTCGAGGGCCGGCGAGGAGGCCAGCGGTACTTGGAGAATTCGTACTCAAAATTGTGCTACATTTTGAAAAAATCCCGTTCGCAAGCCGCTATGGCTCGCGAGGACGCTCGCCCTCCCGGGCGGAGACCCGGAGCACGAACGCCAAGATGCGGGGGCCCGGCGCACGCAAGGGCGCCGGGCCAAGCACCTTACTCGACCTTGGCGCTGAGGCCTTGGGCAAGCAGAATCTCGTTGGCGTGGTTGACGGTGAAGCCGACCTTGTGCGAGACGGCGTCGAACAGACCGGCGGCGCTGGGGTGGCCGTTGCCGCTGGCTTTGACGCCGCCAAAGGGCAGATGCACCTCGGCGCCGATGCTGGGCAGGTTGACATAGCCCACGCCAAAGTCGCAGTTGTCGCGCACGTATCGCCAGTTGCGGTAGCTTTCGGTAATCACCGCGCACGAGAGGCCGTATTTGGTGTCGTTGTAGACATCGACCGCCTCTTGCAGGCTGCCCACGGGGATGATCGCCGTATGGGGGCTGAAGGCCTCCTCTCGCAAGGCAAAGCTGCTGTGCGAGTGGCGCAGGCGATAGACGAACGGCGAGACGAAGTTGCCGTGGCGCAGTTCGCCTTCGGTCAGCCGTCCGCCGCCCACCAGCACCTCGGCGCCCTCTTCTTGCGCCTTTTGGTTGTGGTGCATGAACTTGTTGACGCCGTCCTCGTTGATCAGCGGACCCATAAAGACGTCGGGATCGAAGCCGTCGCCCACGCGCAGGCGCTTGGTCGCGCCGACAAATCGCTCGGTGAACTCGGGCACGCGGCTTTCGTGCACGATCAGCCGATTTGAGGAGACGCATCGCTGGCCGCTGGTTTTGAACGCAGAGAGCACGCCCGCCGGTACTGCGATGTCCATGTTGGCGTCTTCGAGCACGATAACGGCGTTTTTGCCGCCCATCTCGACCGCGCAGAACTTGCGAAGTTCGGCGCAGGTCTTTTCGATGTAGTGCCCGACCGCGTAGGAGCCGGTGAAGAGCACGACGTTGACATGGGCGTTCTTGACCAGCGGGTCGCCGGCTTCCTCGCCCGTTCCGTGCACGATGTTGACCACTCCGGGCGGGAATTTGGCCTCGACGAACAGCTCCATCAGGCGATGGGCGCAGATGGGCGTATCTTCGGACGGCTTGAGGATGACGGTGTTGCCCTCTAACAGCGAGGGGAGCAGCAGCCAAAGGGGGATGGCGACCGGGAAGTTCCACGGCGTGATGGCGGCGACGACGCCTTTGGGTTTGCGCAGGACGTAGGCGTCTTTGTCGGCGATCTCGCTGGAGATGAGATTGCCGTAGGGCAATCGGGCGAGGCCGGCGACGTATTGCGCCATGTGCAGCGCCTCGACCACGTCGGCCCGTCCTTCGTTGATATGCTTGCCGCACTCTTTGGTGCAGAGTTCGGAGAGGGCTTCCAGATCGCGCTTGATCAGTTGGGCAAAGGTATCGATGTATTCGCCGCGTTTGACGCGGGAGGTTCTTCGCCAGGCGTCGAAGGCTTCTGCGGCGGCCTCGCAGGCGGCGTTGACGTCTTCTGCCGAGGATCGGGGCGCTGTGCCGACGATTTCTCTCATATCGGCGGGGTTGATGCTGTCGAATCGCTGGCCGTTAGCGGCTTCTCGCCACTGGCCTCTTATGTAATTTTGGGCTTCTACCGGCCTCATTGTTCGATGCCTCCTAAGGTCGTTTGGGTGTGGCTAGAGTGTACCTGAGGGGGGTGTCCGTCGCAGACAACCAATTACGCCCCATAACGAACCCCAGCCTGCGCGGCGCCGCACAGGGCAAGCAGGCCTTATGGAGAAAGACATAGGCCATGGAAGCCAATGTGTTCACTCAGGTGTTGCTGCCGCTTGCGCTCGCTTTTATCATGTTCGGCATGGGCTTGTCGCTGCAGGGGGCGGACTTTGCGCGCGTCTTTCTGAATCCCAAGGCGGCGGCGGTCGGATTGGTCTGCCAGATGGCGCTGTTGCCGCTCTGCGCCTATCTGTTGACGCTCGCTTGGCCGCTGTCGCCCGCGCTGGCGATGGGGGTTCTCATTTTGGCGGCGTGTCCGGGCGGCCCCACGTCCAACCTGGTCTCGTATCTGGCTCGCGGGGATGTGGCGCTGTCCGTTACGCTCACCGCGGTGAACAGCATGATCGCCTTTGTCACGGCTCCCATCTTGATCAATTTCTTTCTTCAGTCGGTGATGGACGAGGGGCAGGTCGTGCAATTGCCTTTGGTGCGGACGATCGTGCAAATCTTTGGGCTGACGGTTGTGCCCGTGTTGATCGGGATGGCGGTGCGGGGGCGTTTTCCGTCTCTAGCCAGCGCCGCCGAGCGGCCTTTACGGGTGTTATCTATGCTGTTCATCGTCATCGTCGTGGCGGGCGCGGTGTTGCAGGTGCGGGAGCAGCTGCCGGAATTCTTCCGTCAGGCAGGCTTGGCGACGGGGACGCTGAACGTGTTGACAATGCTGCTGGGATATGGC is a genomic window of Armatimonadota bacterium containing:
- a CDS encoding sigma-70 family RNA polymerase sigma factor; the encoded protein is MGKQELNALPDGELIRRAQRGEREAFEAVYERYHSRLYRLLYGMLGNPADAADLTQEAFVRAYDKLDQLQSDGHMYGWLRRTAVNLGIDMIRRRQTVRFESLDQPFENEEGGSMAMEAEDPSASPLEELESKTLQAAVLEAMATLTPDHRAVVAMHYLEDMSVDDVAKLLEVPPGTVKSRLSRARDAMRRYLSDYVEG
- a CDS encoding bile acid:sodium symporter family protein; translation: MEANVFTQVLLPLALAFIMFGMGLSLQGADFARVFLNPKAAAVGLVCQMALLPLCAYLLTLAWPLSPALAMGVLILAACPGGPTSNLVSYLARGDVALSVTLTAVNSMIAFVTAPILINFFLQSVMDEGQVVQLPLVRTIVQIFGLTVVPVLIGMAVRGRFPSLASAAERPLRVLSMLFIVIVVAGAVLQVREQLPEFFRQAGLATGTLNVLTMLLGYGAARAVALDRRQSATISIEVGIQNGTMAIFIATTLLKQPEMSIAPAIYSLIMFATGGWMIYWFGRRLPARQ
- a CDS encoding aldehyde dehydrogenase family protein; amino-acid sequence: MRPVEAQNYIRGQWREAANGQRFDSINPADMREIVGTAPRSSAEDVNAACEAAAEAFDAWRRTSRVKRGEYIDTFAQLIKRDLEALSELCTKECGKHINEGRADVVEALHMAQYVAGLARLPYGNLISSEIADKDAYVLRKPKGVVAAITPWNFPVAIPLWLLLPSLLEGNTVILKPSEDTPICAHRLMELFVEAKFPPGVVNIVHGTGEEAGDPLVKNAHVNVVLFTGSYAVGHYIEKTCAELRKFCAVEMGGKNAVIVLEDANMDIAVPAGVLSAFKTSGQRCVSSNRLIVHESRVPEFTERFVGATKRLRVGDGFDPDVFMGPLINEDGVNKFMHHNQKAQEEGAEVLVGGGRLTEGELRHGNFVSPFVYRLRHSHSSFALREEAFSPHTAIIPVGSLQEAVDVYNDTKYGLSCAVITESYRNWRYVRDNCDFGVGYVNLPSIGAEVHLPFGGVKASGNGHPSAAGLFDAVSHKVGFTVNHANEILLAQGLSAKVE
- the mutL gene encoding DNA mismatch repair endonuclease MutL, whose product is MPKVRLLDDSTINRIAAGEVIDRPASVIKELIENALDAGAARIEIEIDGRSVLRVKDDGCGMTPEDAHTALQRHATSKIQTADDLQTIRTMGFRGEALPSIASVSRLTLTTRSAESEAGIKIVVEGGRIELSEPVGAPVGTVVEALDLFFNVPARLKFLKSPATETARIVETVAKYAIGRPDVSFRLLNGGQEILFTPGQSDLITVVAAVWGIETAKSLVELDETRNGIRVTGLVSPPHATRATRQNQLFYVNGRPARNRAMLAALDESYRAITPERRYPSVVLMLEADPSRVDANVHPAKSEVKFDKESDVFDAIYHAVRNGLLNHGMIPEAVVHRPRSFAFAHQGASIGKEELDALFGRPAGIQPGSPLPPDPSDPFADPQLAPAHLPFGDLLDELRILGQVQETFIVASTASGIVIIDQHVAHERVLYELFSGYQGSAPVPRQYLLAPQSLQLDRRAAVMMEETLPELARLGFELEPFGDGAYLVRSVPTALANKDYLKSLKEIVEELTEMSGGKKIAVAQDQVWIMSACKMAVKAGDPLNLPEMTKLIQDLAKTENPYLCPHGRPITLKIGWDELERRFKR